A genomic segment from Necator americanus strain Aroian chromosome III, whole genome shotgun sequence encodes:
- a CDS encoding hypothetical protein (NECATOR_CHRIII.G10099.T2) translates to MYADEIEIYGIYYNENHHKIRSALQTPLAKMSVWASGRDLHIKYDKFLVMNVGEGNVAQHIIILHGYRKVEQLSLSDQDAYTGDATLMVDENSDDVHFGGEGEKEGDSDEEHYENDIIVIANRFPKDLNYFCNPRNELMRDRICFGQVDAYALACADDTPPLHLVPFCLVFKRHCSMISYPDDDWCSREFDRYDDFCTRTKINKCKSCSYDLSCQCEPYECLWRRGGYNTAIWCQRYELFCNEKERRNKANELIALMQDAVRIHYRCMHLFNLPKVICDPFRRQFDYERCTKFLFDCELISEWGSEEESGEKETAAEKVTGEGEGPKKTLKPTAEDAKLAAKIAEEEMALERLLKEKEKESKGKGEQKTVSAVMSSVASNITLVTSPPSNSSTVTTTTERMDPKTKSAIVDNPFSAVKLPEIKP, encoded by the exons ATGTACGCTGACGAAATCGAGATTTACGGCATCTATTATAATGAGAATCATCACAAAATACGTTCTGCACTTCAGACACCACTAGCTAAAATGTCTGTTTGGGCTTCCGGACGGGATCTTCATATCAAGTACGACAAGTTTCTGGTTATGAATGTAGGTGAAGGGAATGTGGCTCAGCATA TCATTATTCTGCACGGTTACAGAAAGGTTGAGCAGCTGAGCTTGTCCGACCAGGATGCGTACACTGGCGATGCTACGTTGATGGTTGACGAAAACAGCG ATGACGTACATTTTGGAGGAGAGGGTGAAAAGGAAGGAGACAGTGACGAAGAACATTACGAGAACGACATTATTGTGATAGCGAACAGATTCCCGAAGGATCTTAATTACTTCTGCAATCCTAG AAATGAGTTGATGCGTGATCGGATCTGTTTCGGACAAGTAGATGCTTACGCGTTAGCATGCGCTGACGACACTCCTCCATTACATCTCGTACCATTCTGCCTCGTATTCAAG CGACATTGTTCGATGATAAGCTATCCGGATGACGACTGGTGCTCTCGAGAATTTGACCGATACGATGATTTCTGCACAAGaaccaaaataaataaatgcaaatcATGTTCATATGATTTAAGCTGCCAATGTGAACCGTACGAGTGTTTATGGAGAAG AGGTGGATATAACACAGCCATATGGTGTCAAAGATACGAGCTGTTCTGCAATGAAAAAGAACGTCGGAATAAGGCGAACGAGCTGATAGCTTTGATGCAGGATGCCGTAAGAATCCACTATAG GTGTATGCATTTATTCAATCTACCCAAAGTGATCTGCGATCCATTTCGAAGACAATTTGATTATGAAAGGTGCACTAAG TTCCTGTTTGACTGCGAGTTGATATCTGAGTGGGGTAGCGAGGAGGAATCaggtgaaaaagaaactgcTGCCGAGAAGGTGACTGGCGAAG GTGAAGGTCCCAAAAAGACGCTGAAGCCAACTGCTGAAGATGCCAAATTAGCCGCAAAGATCGCCGAAGAAGAAATGGCTCTGGAGCGTCtgctgaaagaaaaggaaaaagaaagtaaaggaAAG GGAGAACAAAAGACTGTGTCAGCTGTTATGTCTTCGGTTGCATCAAATATCACTTTAGTCACTTCACCGCCTTCAAATTCGTCCACGGTAACGACAACAACGGAGAGAATGGACCCGAAAACAAAATCTGCTATTGTTGACAATCCTTTTTCCGCAGTTAAGCTCCCGGAAATAAAGCCTTAA
- a CDS encoding hypothetical protein (NECATOR_CHRIII.G10099.T1) yields MYADEIEIYGIYYNENHHKIRSALQTPLAKMSVWASGRDLHIKYDKFLVMNVDDVHFGGEGEKEGDSDEEHYENDIIVIANRFPKDLNYFCNPRNELMRDRICFGQVDAYALACADDTPPLHLVPFCLVFKRHCSMISYPDDDWCSREFDRYDDFCTRTKINKCKSCSYDLSCQCEPYECLWRRGGYNTAIWCQRYELFCNEKERRNKANELIALMQDAVRIHYRCMHLFNLPKVICDPFRRQFDYERCTKFLFDCELISEWGSEEESGEKETAAEKVTGEGEGPKKTLKPTAEDAKLAAKIAEEEMALERLLKEKEKESKGKGEQKTVSAVMSSVASNITLVTSPPSNSSTVTTTTERMDPKTKSAIVDNPFSAVKLPEIKP; encoded by the exons ATGTACGCTGACGAAATCGAGATTTACGGCATCTATTATAATGAGAATCATCACAAAATACGTTCTGCACTTCAGACACCACTAGCTAAAATGTCTGTTTGGGCTTCCGGACGGGATCTTCATATCAAGTACGACAAGTTTCTGGTTATGAATGTAG ATGACGTACATTTTGGAGGAGAGGGTGAAAAGGAAGGAGACAGTGACGAAGAACATTACGAGAACGACATTATTGTGATAGCGAACAGATTCCCGAAGGATCTTAATTACTTCTGCAATCCTAG AAATGAGTTGATGCGTGATCGGATCTGTTTCGGACAAGTAGATGCTTACGCGTTAGCATGCGCTGACGACACTCCTCCATTACATCTCGTACCATTCTGCCTCGTATTCAAG CGACATTGTTCGATGATAAGCTATCCGGATGACGACTGGTGCTCTCGAGAATTTGACCGATACGATGATTTCTGCACAAGaaccaaaataaataaatgcaaatcATGTTCATATGATTTAAGCTGCCAATGTGAACCGTACGAGTGTTTATGGAGAAG AGGTGGATATAACACAGCCATATGGTGTCAAAGATACGAGCTGTTCTGCAATGAAAAAGAACGTCGGAATAAGGCGAACGAGCTGATAGCTTTGATGCAGGATGCCGTAAGAATCCACTATAG GTGTATGCATTTATTCAATCTACCCAAAGTGATCTGCGATCCATTTCGAAGACAATTTGATTATGAAAGGTGCACTAAG TTCCTGTTTGACTGCGAGTTGATATCTGAGTGGGGTAGCGAGGAGGAATCaggtgaaaaagaaactgcTGCCGAGAAGGTGACTGGCGAAG GTGAAGGTCCCAAAAAGACGCTGAAGCCAACTGCTGAAGATGCCAAATTAGCCGCAAAGATCGCCGAAGAAGAAATGGCTCTGGAGCGTCtgctgaaagaaaaggaaaaagaaagtaaaggaAAG GGAGAACAAAAGACTGTGTCAGCTGTTATGTCTTCGGTTGCATCAAATATCACTTTAGTCACTTCACCGCCTTCAAATTCGTCCACGGTAACGACAACAACGGAGAGAATGGACCCGAAAACAAAATCTGCTATTGTTGACAATCCTTTTTCCGCAGTTAAGCTCCCGGAAATAAAGCCTTAA